The following proteins come from a genomic window of Sinorhizobium fredii NGR234:
- a CDS encoding isovaleryl-CoA dehydrogenase codes for MFEGGLNFALGEEIDALRDSVRRFASERIAPLADETDRSNAFPAPLWREMGELGLLGITADETYGGAGLGYLAHCVAMEEISRASASVGLSYGAHSNLCVNQINRNGNAAQKAKYLPKLISGEHVGALAMSEPGAGSDVVSMKLKADKRGDRYVLNGNKMWITNGPDADVLVVYAKTDPAAGPRGITAFLVEKTFPGFSTGQKLDKLGMRGSNTCELIFTDCKVPQENVLGKVGEGVRVLMSGLDYERVVLSAGPLGIMAACLDVVVPYLHERKQFGQPIGEFQLMQGKLADMYVTMNTARAYVYAVAAACDRGETARKDAAGCILYAAEKATMMALEAIQALGGNGYTNDYPAGRLLRDAKLYEIGAGTSEIRRMLIGRELFAETK; via the coding sequence ATGTTTGAAGGTGGATTGAACTTCGCCCTTGGCGAGGAGATCGATGCATTGCGCGACAGCGTGCGCCGCTTCGCTTCCGAGCGCATTGCTCCGCTGGCGGACGAAACGGATCGCAGCAATGCCTTTCCGGCGCCGCTCTGGCGGGAGATGGGCGAACTCGGCCTGCTCGGCATCACCGCCGATGAGACCTATGGCGGCGCCGGTCTCGGCTATCTCGCCCATTGCGTCGCCATGGAGGAGATCAGCCGCGCCTCGGCCTCGGTCGGCCTGAGCTACGGCGCCCATTCCAACCTGTGCGTCAACCAGATCAACCGCAACGGCAACGCCGCGCAGAAGGCGAAATACCTGCCGAAGCTGATTTCGGGGGAGCATGTCGGAGCGCTCGCCATGTCGGAGCCGGGCGCCGGTTCGGACGTCGTCTCGATGAAGCTCAAGGCCGACAAGCGCGGCGACCGCTACGTCCTGAACGGCAACAAGATGTGGATAACCAACGGTCCCGATGCCGACGTGCTGGTCGTCTACGCCAAGACCGATCCGGCCGCCGGGCCGCGCGGCATCACGGCCTTTCTCGTCGAGAAAACCTTCCCCGGCTTCTCGACCGGCCAGAAGCTCGACAAGCTCGGGATGCGCGGCTCGAACACGTGCGAGCTCATCTTCACGGACTGCAAGGTTCCGCAAGAGAACGTGCTGGGCAAAGTCGGTGAGGGCGTCAGGGTGCTGATGTCGGGCCTCGACTACGAGCGGGTGGTGCTTTCGGCCGGCCCGCTCGGCATCATGGCGGCTTGCCTCGATGTCGTCGTCCCCTATCTCCATGAACGTAAGCAGTTCGGGCAGCCGATCGGCGAATTCCAGTTGATGCAGGGGAAGCTTGCCGACATGTACGTGACGATGAATACGGCGCGCGCCTATGTCTATGCGGTGGCGGCCGCCTGCGATCGCGGCGAAACGGCACGCAAGGATGCTGCCGGCTGCATTCTCTATGCGGCCGAGAAGGCAACGATGATGGCGCTCGAGGCGATCCAGGCGCTCGGCGGCAACGGCTACACCAACGACTATCCGGCCGGCCGCCTGCTGCGTGACGCCAAGCTCTACGAGATCGGCGCCGGCACGAGCGAGATCCGCCGCATGCTGATCGGCCGGGAATTGTTTGCCGAGACCAAATAG
- a CDS encoding carboxyl transferase domain-containing protein, which translates to MTILRSHISPSSDVFKANRAAMAEAISTIEEAVRLAAGGGGETARERHVSRGKLLPRDRVAGLVDPGTPFLEIAATAAHGMYNGDAPGAGLIAGIGRISGRECMVVCNDPTVKGGTYYPITVKKHLRAQEIAAENRLPCVYLVDSGGANLPNQDEVFPDRDHFGRIFYNQANMSAAGIPQIAVVMGSCTAGGAYVPAMSDETIIVEGQGTIFLAGPPLVRAATGEVVSAEDLGGADVHTRLSGVADHLARDDAHALALARRAVAALNREKPRTLELRESEPPLYDPDEIAGIVSGDLKTPFEIREVIARIVDGSRFDEFKARFGTTLVCGFAHVHGIPVGIVANNGVLFSESALKGAHFVELCAQRRIPLVFLQNITGFMVGRKYETEGIAKHGAKLVTAVATVKVPKITMLVGGSFGAGNYGMCGRAFSPRFLWTWPNSRISVMGGEQAAGVLSTVRGEALRRAGTPWNEEEEARFRQPVLDLFERQSHPLYAAARLWDDGVVDPRKSREVLALSLSAALNAPVEDTRFGLFRM; encoded by the coding sequence ATGACAATATTGCGATCGCACATCTCGCCATCCTCGGATGTGTTCAAGGCAAACCGTGCCGCCATGGCGGAAGCGATCTCGACGATAGAGGAAGCGGTGCGGCTGGCGGCAGGCGGCGGCGGAGAAACCGCGCGCGAGCGCCATGTCAGCCGGGGCAAGCTCCTGCCGCGCGACCGGGTTGCCGGCCTCGTCGATCCGGGCACGCCATTTCTCGAGATTGCCGCGACGGCGGCGCATGGGATGTATAATGGCGACGCTCCCGGCGCCGGGCTGATTGCCGGTATTGGCCGGATTTCCGGCCGCGAATGCATGGTCGTCTGCAACGACCCGACCGTGAAGGGGGGCACCTACTACCCGATCACGGTGAAGAAGCATCTGAGGGCCCAGGAGATCGCCGCCGAAAACCGGCTTCCCTGCGTCTATCTGGTCGACTCCGGCGGCGCGAACCTGCCCAACCAGGACGAGGTCTTTCCGGATCGCGATCACTTCGGCCGGATCTTCTACAACCAGGCCAACATGTCGGCCGCCGGGATCCCGCAGATCGCCGTGGTCATGGGCTCCTGCACCGCCGGCGGCGCCTATGTGCCGGCCATGTCCGACGAAACGATCATCGTCGAGGGCCAGGGGACGATCTTTCTGGCCGGCCCGCCGCTGGTCAGGGCGGCGACCGGAGAGGTGGTGTCGGCCGAGGACCTCGGCGGCGCCGACGTGCATACGCGCCTCTCCGGCGTCGCCGATCACCTGGCGCGCGACGACGCCCATGCGTTGGCGCTCGCCCGCCGCGCCGTCGCCGCGCTGAACCGCGAGAAGCCGCGAACCCTGGAACTGCGTGAGTCGGAACCGCCGCTCTACGATCCTGACGAGATCGCCGGCATCGTGTCCGGCGACCTGAAGACGCCGTTTGAAATTCGCGAGGTGATCGCCCGGATCGTTGACGGCTCGCGGTTCGACGAGTTCAAGGCGCGCTTCGGCACGACGCTCGTCTGCGGCTTCGCCCATGTCCATGGCATCCCGGTCGGAATCGTCGCCAACAACGGCGTGCTCTTCTCGGAGTCGGCGCTGAAGGGCGCCCATTTCGTCGAGCTCTGCGCCCAGCGCAGGATCCCGCTCGTCTTCCTGCAGAACATCACCGGCTTCATGGTCGGGCGCAAATACGAGACCGAAGGCATCGCCAAGCACGGCGCCAAGCTGGTGACGGCGGTCGCCACCGTCAAGGTGCCGAAAATCACCATGCTGGTCGGCGGCTCTTTCGGGGCCGGCAATTACGGCATGTGCGGACGGGCGTTCTCGCCGCGCTTCCTCTGGACCTGGCCGAACAGCCGCATCTCGGTGATGGGCGGCGAACAGGCGGCGGGCGTGCTTTCGACGGTCCGCGGCGAGGCGCTGAGGCGCGCCGGAACGCCGTGGAACGAAGAGGAGGAGGCGCGCTTCCGCCAACCGGTTCTCGATCTCTTCGAGCGTCAGAGCCACCCGCTCTATGCGGCGGCGCGGCTGTGGGACGATGGCGTCGTCGATCCGCGCAAGAGCCGGGAGGTGCTGGCATTGTCGCTGTCGGCAGCGCTGAACGCGCCGGTCGAGGACACGCGCTTCGGGTTGTTCAGGATGTAG
- a CDS encoding RidA family protein — translation MKRDNINAMSAPQPRGGYSQAVSIENFRRLLFVSGQVPMNSNDVVPEGFEAQARQVWLNVDAQLRAAAMSKADIVKVTTYLADRHHLVANREIRNDYLGALAPAMTVVIAGIFDSAWLLEVEVVAAQ, via the coding sequence ATGAAACGCGACAATATCAATGCCATGAGCGCGCCGCAGCCGCGCGGCGGCTATTCGCAGGCCGTCAGCATCGAGAACTTCCGGCGCCTGCTGTTCGTCAGCGGTCAGGTTCCGATGAACTCGAACGACGTCGTGCCGGAGGGTTTCGAGGCGCAGGCCCGTCAGGTCTGGCTGAACGTCGATGCGCAGTTGAGAGCGGCGGCCATGTCCAAGGCCGACATCGTCAAGGTAACGACCTATCTCGCCGACAGGCATCATCTCGTCGCGAACCGCGAGATCCGCAACGACTATCTGGGGGCGCTGGCTCCGGCGATGACGGTGGTGATTGCCGGTATTTTCGATTCTGCCTGGCTACTCGAAGTCGAAGTGGTGGCGGCGCAGTAA
- a CDS encoding acetyl/propionyl/methylcrotonyl-CoA carboxylase subunit alpha, with protein MFSKLLIANRGEIACRVIRTARRLGIRTVAVYSDVDDDALHVALADEAVRIGSATASDSYLSAERILWAARAVGADAIHPGYGFLSENADFAAAVEAANMVFVGPSPNAIRAMGLKDAAKALMERSGVPVVPGYHGEEQEAGFLAAQAAEIGYPVLIKARAGGGGKGMRRVERPEDFAPALEAARREAEAAFGDGSVLIERYLTRPRHIEVQVFGDRHGNIVHLFERDCSLQRRHQKVIEEAPAPGMTAEVRRAMGDAAVRAARAIGYAGAGTVEFIADVTNGLWPDQFFFMEMNTRLQVEHPVTEAITGFDLVEWQLRVAAGEPLPKKQSDIAIDGWSFEARIYAEDPAKGFLPAIGRLKHLYFPDGAVRIDSGVRQGDMVTPYYDPLIAKLIVHGSNRSAALGQLQAALKECRIGGTITNLDFLVRLTEEHDFRSGRPDTGLIDREIERLTAPMAPDDEALALAAIVATGVLEPAVTGDPWSSLGYWQIWGDGQRTITVEHEGSRSTATLKARGRDQFAVHAGSSTLPVLVLERFADGARLEVAGQKRVLRFARDGETLTLFLGGRNLVFHLPDSLSGGHSSEVADDELIAPMPGLIKLVRVGAGEAVAKGQPLVVMEAMKMELTLSATREGKVASVHVAEGAQVSEGTVLVKLDEEAAE; from the coding sequence ATGTTTTCGAAGCTCCTGATAGCCAACCGCGGTGAAATCGCCTGCCGCGTCATACGCACCGCCCGCCGGCTCGGCATCCGCACCGTGGCGGTCTATTCCGATGTCGACGACGATGCGCTCCATGTGGCGCTTGCCGACGAGGCGGTCAGGATCGGGTCGGCGACGGCCTCCGATAGCTATCTGTCGGCCGAGCGTATTCTCTGGGCGGCGCGAGCTGTCGGGGCGGACGCCATTCATCCCGGCTACGGCTTTCTCTCGGAGAATGCCGACTTCGCAGCCGCTGTCGAGGCCGCAAACATGGTGTTCGTCGGACCCTCGCCAAACGCGATCCGCGCCATGGGCTTGAAGGATGCGGCGAAGGCGTTGATGGAGCGCTCCGGCGTCCCGGTCGTGCCCGGCTATCACGGCGAAGAACAGGAGGCAGGGTTCCTTGCGGCGCAGGCGGCCGAGATCGGCTATCCGGTGCTGATCAAGGCCCGCGCCGGCGGTGGCGGAAAGGGGATGCGGCGCGTCGAGCGGCCGGAGGACTTCGCTCCAGCGCTTGAAGCGGCCCGGCGGGAAGCCGAGGCGGCCTTCGGCGACGGCTCTGTGCTGATCGAAAGATATCTGACCAGGCCGCGCCACATCGAGGTCCAGGTCTTCGGCGATCGGCACGGCAACATCGTTCATCTTTTCGAGCGCGACTGTTCGCTGCAGCGCCGCCACCAGAAGGTCATCGAGGAGGCGCCGGCGCCGGGCATGACCGCCGAGGTGCGCCGCGCCATGGGCGATGCGGCCGTCAGGGCGGCGCGGGCGATCGGCTATGCCGGCGCCGGGACGGTCGAGTTCATCGCCGACGTCACGAACGGACTCTGGCCGGATCAGTTCTTCTTCATGGAAATGAACACGCGGCTGCAGGTCGAGCACCCGGTGACCGAAGCGATCACCGGCTTCGATCTGGTCGAATGGCAATTGCGCGTCGCCGCCGGCGAGCCCCTGCCGAAGAAGCAGTCGGATATCGCCATCGATGGCTGGTCCTTCGAAGCCCGGATTTATGCCGAGGATCCCGCCAAGGGATTCCTGCCGGCAATCGGCCGGTTGAAGCACTTGTACTTTCCCGACGGCGCTGTGCGGATCGATTCCGGCGTGCGGCAGGGCGACATGGTCACGCCCTATTACGATCCGTTGATCGCCAAGCTGATCGTGCATGGCTCCAACCGGTCGGCAGCCCTTGGCCAATTGCAGGCGGCGCTCAAGGAATGCCGGATCGGCGGAACGATCACCAATCTCGACTTCCTCGTCCGCCTGACGGAAGAACACGATTTCCGTTCGGGCAGGCCGGATACGGGGCTGATCGACCGGGAAATCGAGCGGCTGACGGCGCCGATGGCACCGGACGACGAGGCGCTGGCGCTGGCGGCAATCGTTGCGACCGGCGTGCTTGAGCCCGCCGTGACCGGCGACCCGTGGTCATCGCTCGGCTATTGGCAGATCTGGGGCGACGGGCAACGGACGATCACGGTCGAGCATGAGGGAAGCCGGTCGACAGCGACCCTGAAAGCGCGCGGTCGCGATCAGTTCGCCGTGCATGCCGGATCGAGCACGCTGCCGGTGCTGGTGCTCGAGCGGTTCGCGGACGGCGCGCGGCTCGAGGTCGCCGGGCAGAAGCGGGTGCTCCGTTTCGCACGCGACGGCGAGACGTTGACGCTGTTTCTTGGCGGCCGCAACCTCGTCTTCCACCTGCCGGACTCACTGTCGGGGGGGCACAGCAGCGAAGTTGCCGATGACGAACTCATCGCGCCGATGCCGGGTCTCATCAAGCTGGTGCGCGTCGGCGCCGGCGAGGCGGTCGCGAAGGGCCAGCCGCTCGTCGTCATGGAGGCGATGAAGATGGAGCTGACGCTTTCGGCGACGCGGGAAGGCAAGGTTGCGAGTGTGCATGTGGCCGAGGGGGCCCAGGTCAGCGAAGGCACTGTGCTCGTCAAGCTTGACGAGGAGGCGGCCGAATGA